A portion of the Pseudophryne corroboree isolate aPseCor3 chromosome 3 unlocalized genomic scaffold, aPseCor3.hap2 SUPER_3_unloc_14, whole genome shotgun sequence genome contains these proteins:
- the LOC134983392 gene encoding oocyte zinc finger protein XlCOF6.1-like, whose translation MLSPDCDIKDNDSRQDSSGDNPITPVIHPALSADPPDPGKCSPDHSDIGASVTALTVDTVFPCSIDAKCFTQNTKRITHQPAKAGERQFPCSECGKCFTYKSAFVTHERSHTGEKPFPCSECGKCFIHKSHLVAHQRSHTGEKPFPCSECGKCFIQKSLLVRHERSHTGDKQFPCSECEKCFIQKSALVIHERSHTGEKPFPCSECGKCFIQKSHLVRHERNHTGEKPFPCSECGKCFIHKSQLVRHERSHTGEKPFPCSECGKCFIQKSHLVTHERSHTGEKPFPCSECGKCFIHKSHLVAHQRSHTGEKPFPCSECGKCFIQKSHLVRHERNHTGEKPFPCSECGKCFIHKSQLVRHERSHTGEKPFPCSECGKCFIQKSDLVTHERSHTGEKPFPCSECGKCFAHKSHLVRHEKSHTCSEFEK comes from the coding sequence atgttatccccggattgtgacataaaagataatgacagtagacaggattcttcaggagataaccccattacaccagttatacatccagctctatcagctgatccccctgatcctgggaaatgttctcctgatcactctgatattggtgcatctgttacagctctgacagtagatacagtgtttccctgttctatagatgccaaatgttttacacagaacacaaagcgcattacccatcagccagctaaggcaggtgagaggcaatttccgtgttctgagtgtgggaaatgttttacatacaaatcagcttttgttacacatgagagaagtcacacaggtgaaaaaccatttccatgttctgagtgtgggaaatgttttatacataagtcacatcttgttgcacatcagagaagtcacacaggtgagaaaccatttccatgttctgagtgtggaaaatgtttcatACAAAAATCacttcttgttagacatgagagaagtcacactggtgacaaacaatttccatgttctgagtgtgaaaaatgttttatacaaaaatcagctcttgttatacatgaaagaagtcacactggtgagaaaccatttccatgttctgagtgtgggaaatgttttatacagaaatcacatcttgttagacatgagagaaatcacacaggtgagaaaccatttccatgttctgaatgtgggaaatgttttatacataagtcacaacttgttagacacgaGAGAAGTCAtactggtgagaaaccatttccatgttctgagtgtgggaaatgttttatacagaaatcacatcttgttacacatgagagaagtcacacaggtgaaaaaccatttccatgttctgagtgtgggaaatgttttatacataagtcacatcttgttgcacatcagagaagtcacacaggtgagaaaccatttccatgttctgagtgtgggaaatgttttatacagaaatcacatcttgttagacatgagagaaatcacacaggtgagaaaccatttccatgttctgaatgtgggaaatgttttatacataagtcacaacttgttagacacgaGAGAAGTCAtactggtgagaaaccatttccatgttctgagtgtgggaaatgttttatacagaaatcagatcttgttacacatgagagaagtcacacaggtgagaaaccatttccatgttcggagtgtgggaaatgttttgcacacaaatcacatcttgttagacatgagaaaaGTCACACATGTTCTGAGTTTGAGAAATAA